A window of Laspinema palackyanum D2c genomic DNA:
CTGACGACAGGCTTCGGCACACTTTTTACAATGTGCGTCGTCATGGCTTGCACATTCTTTCGCACAAGCTTCGCAGATATCGATGCAGGCGCGAGAGACTTGTTCAACGAAGTTAGAACCTCGACTCATAAAACCGGCAAGGGTCCAGCACATTTGAGAGCAATCTCGGCATAAGCGCGCGCAATCAGGCATATCGCCAATACATTCGTCGGCACAATGCTCGCACTGAATAGCACAATTAACGATCGCATCTATAGTGGATTGATTAATTTGATGAGGCATGAAAATTTTCCTCCTTTGTTTCCGATGAAGTTCTAGCCTCTACATTAATCGTTGCAGGATGGCCTGATCATCTATCTAAAGTGTGAAGTACATTGTATTTCTTTTGCAGGAGGGGAATTTCATTTCAGTTTCATTTTTATATGATAATCTCAAATATTGTTGTTTTTATCCGGCAAAACCAAAATAAAAATTAGATGTTTTAACTTGTATTTGTTGATAAAAATTAAAATAAAAACTTATTTTTTAAAAACTAGAAGGCGGTTATCTATCAATGGTTAGGCCAAGAAAAATGAAAAATAAGCCTTGCAGAACGGGAATTTCCTGCTTTATAGTATCATGGACAGGGAGAGATAAGGGTTGGTAAATATGAAGGTACTCTTAGTAGAAGATGAACCCGATTTAGGGGCAGCGATTAAACGGACCCTAGAGCGGGAAGCTTATGTGGTAGACTGGGCCAAGGATGGCACCGAGGGTTATGAGTATATTGAGAGTTATCGCTTGCAACCCGTAGAAACACCCTATACCCTGGCGATATTTGATTGGTTGTTACCGGCATTATCGGGGATAGAATTGTGTAAGCGCCTGCGGGCTTCGGGCAGTGCTTTACCTGTGCTAATGCTGACCGCAAAAGATAGCATGGAAGATAAAGTGGCTGGGTTAGATGCCGGGGCGGATGATTATTTAGTTAAACCCTTTGGGATGGCGGAATTATTGGCAAGATTGAGGGCATTACAGCGGCGATCGCCTCAATTGCAACCCCAGCAGATACAGGTGGGAAATCTGACTCTCGATTATGGGACTCGTACCCTCTATTGTAATCAGGAAACCGGGGAATCTGTGGCTATTGCAATGACCAATAAAGAGTTTCAGTTATTAGAATATTTGATGCGTCATCCCCAGCAAATTATTACCCGCGATCGCATCTTGGATCGGCTGTGGGAATTGGGGTCAGAACCCGGAAGCAATGTAGTCGCTGCCCAAATGCGCCTGCTGCGTCGCAAACTCGCCGAACAGGGTTACGATCGCCTCATAGAAACGGTTTATGGATTGGGATATCGCTTCAAAACTGAAGAATAAACCAACCGGGGAGTAAAACAGCATGAATCACAATCAACTTTTTCGACAAACTCGCTTACAACTGACTTGTTGGTATGCTGGAGTCATGGGGGTGATTTTGGGATTATGTGGGTGGGGAATGTATGAGGCGATCGCCCATGCCCATTGGATGACCCTTGATCGCGAATTAGAATCCGTTGCGGGAACTCTCCATGATAGTTTGGAACCTGTATTGCAAGAACCGGCACAATTAGAACCAGAAGTGGGCCGATTATTGCCGGATTTATGCACTCAAAATGAGCAGTGTTGGAATAGAAAATTTAATCCCGAACGACACGCGATCGGGGCGCTTCATCAAGGGTATTATTACGTCCGATTACTGGATTTAACCGGCAATTTAATCGCCGTAGCCGGAGTCAGTTCCGATGGATTACCCGAGATAGAAAGTGCAGAAACATGGCACACCCTCACTGATAGCCAAGGGACTCGATTTCATCAAATTTCTGTAGTCTTACATACGGAAGATGGCGGAGATTGGGGCAGTCTGCAAGTTGGGAGAAGTTTGAAAGAATTTGATGACTATTTAGGGGCAGTTAAAGTGATGATGTTAATCGGATTGCCCATTGCTTTGTTAGGGGTGGGCGCTGCCAGTTGGGGATTGGCGGGAGTTGCCATGCAGCCGATTTATCAGTCTTATCATCAAATACAACAATTTACCGCCGATGCGGCCCATGAATTGCGAACGCCCTTAGCAGCAATTCGAGCCACGGTCGAATCAAATTTAAGAGTGGACAGCCCTAATTTTGAGGACATTATGGACACCTTAAAAACCGTTGATCGCCAAAATTTGCGCCTCTCTCAAATCGTGAATGATTTGTTATTATTATCCCGAATGGACCAACAAGAACGGCCCGTGAAATCCTCTCCTTGCTGTCTCAAGGATGTGATTAGCGATGTGGAAGAAGAAATCGCAGCCTTGGCGATCGCCTCGGAAGTCAAGCTCACTACCGAGGTTCGAGTCCAGCAAGCAGTTTGGGTGAAAGGGAATGAAGAAGAACTCTATCGACTCCTGTTTAATTTAGTCAGTAACGGCATTCATTATACTCCGGCAGGAGGTGAAGTTACTCTAATTTTAGATGCCAGCGATCGCCATGCGATTATTCAAGTCAAAGATACAGGAATTGGAATTCATCCTCAAGATTTAACCCGAATTTTTGACCGTTTTTATCGGGTTAATAGTGACCGCGCCCGCCATACAGGAGGTTCGGGTTTGGGACTCGCTATTGCTAAGGCGATCGCCAAAACCCATCACGGCAATATCCAGGTGCAAAGCGAATTAAGTCAAGGGAGTTTATTTACCGTGCGACTGCCCATTTTAGAATCAGTATAGCCGTAACCCGGGACAAAAAACCTGGTTTCTTGACCAGAAGAGTTGCTACCGTTGCCGAGAATTATTGAAAGAACCCGGGTTTCTAACCTTTCTTGTACCGACGCCCTAAAATTAAATTCAATTTCATCCTTATTTCATTTTCCCATGTCAAACTCGGCGGTGAGGTTTGATTCACCCTTACGAGATCCAGACTAATCATGCGATCGCCTAATTACTCTAACCTAACCCCGACCTTACTGGCTGCTATCCTGCTCGTGATGACGCCTGCGGCAGTTTTAGCGCATCCTGGACATGGAAATGAGTTTGAAGGGGGTGGGGATGCCAGTCACGCACCGACGGGGGGAATTGAAGTTGATTCTCAAACCCTTGAACGCATGGGAATTATCGTTGAACCCGTGCAACAAGCGGTGATGGAAGCGGGAATCAAAGTCACGGGACAAATTGAAACATTACCCAATGAAACCGTCGAGGTAACTGCACCGATCGCCGGTAAAATTATTCAATTATTAGTGGAACCAGGAGATGCAGTTCAAGAGGGAGATGCTGTGGCAATTTTGTCCAGCCCAGAATTAGCAGCCTTGCGAGTCGATGCACTCCAAAAACAGGCAGAAGCCGAATCTAATTTCAAGCAATCTGAGGCAAATTGGCAATTAGCTCAACAAAATTATCAACGGCAAGTGACCATTGCTGATGCAGAAATTGCCCAAGCGGAACAGCAAGTGGCAACGGCTCAATCTCGCTATGAACGGGACCGGAATTTGGTCGAGGAACGAGGGGTATTAACCGCCGCCGAAGAAGGGTATCGCCGCCAAGTGGAATTAGCGGAATCAGAAATTGCCGCAGCGCAGAAACAAGTAGAAATTGCTCAGTCTCGCTATGAACGCGATCGGCAGTTAGTCGAGGAAGGCGGAGTGCTATCCGTTGCCCGAGAAAACTATCAGCGTCAAATGGAACTGGCAGAAGCCGAAATTTCCCAAGCCGAAACGGAATTAGTCGTTGCTCAGGAACGCTTTGAACGGGATCAGGAATTAGTCGAACAAGGGGCAATTCCGCGCCGTCAAATGCTGGATTCTGAAGCCCAGTTTGCAGCAGCAAAAGCCGCCGTGAAACGCGCACAAAGTCGGTTAGGGCAACTACAAGCGGAATCTGAAGTGAAACGGGCCGAAATTGATTTACCGTTAAGAGACTTGCGGGAATCAGAAGAATTATTAGCGCGATCGCAAAGTGAATTAGCCCGCGCTCAAAGCCGCTTAGGACAACTGGAAGCCCAAGCCGAGGTGAAACGGGCTGAAGTAGATTTACCGTTAAGAGATTTGCGGGAATCGGAAGATTTATTAGCTCAAGCCAAAGGGCAACTGACTCGGGCGAGAAGTCGCCAAGGGGTGATTGCAGCAGAAGCCGAATTAAAACGCGCTGATGCCGAATTACAAGGGGCAAAATCTCAATTAAATTTAAGCGATCGCACCTATCAAACTCGGTTAAAGCAGTTAAATATTACCCCGGATGAACAGGGAACCGTGACGATAAATTCTCCGATTACTGGCGTAGTCGCGCACCGAGATATCACCCCGGGTCAATCGGTAGATGCAGCCGGAACGACTTTAATGAAAATTCAAAATCAGGTGCGAGTGGGTGCCATAGCAAATTTGTATGAAAAAGATTTACAACAAGTCAAAATCGGCCAAAAAGTCAATATCAAAGTAGCGAGTTTTCCCAATCGCATTTTTACCGGCAGAATTAATTATATTGCCCCCGATGTCCAAGGAGAAACCCGAGTGATTCCCGTGAGGGCAGAAGTCGATAATGTCGGAGGAGAATTAAAACCGGGGATGTTTGCTGAGTTAGAAATTGCTACGGATAGAACCAGCGAAGGGGTGACCAGTATTCCCGAAAGTGCCATTGTAGAGGTTAATAATTTGCCGGTGGTTTATGTCCAAAATGGGCAGCAATTTCAGGCGGTTGAGGTGAAACTTGGACCACAATTTGGAGAGCGAATTGAGGTCAAAGGGGGATTATTTGCAGGCGATCGCATTGTTACCGAAGGGGCGATGCAACTCTACGCCCAATCCCTCCGAGGTGGCAGTCATAGCAGCAATGAACACCCGGAAGAAACCGAGGGAAACCAGGTGAATGCGGCAGGGTTCATGCAGTGGGTATGGCTACCTCTAGCAGGGGCGATCGCAGGGGTGGCATTTTGGTTAGGACGGCGCAGTAAACCGCTAAATAAATCAACCGCGCCCTATCCGACTTTTTCCTCAGAAAAAGGTGAATTTTCTGAAACAGCTAGGGGTGAATTTTGTGAATTGCCCGTTTTAGTCAACAATCATCATCATCAGGAGTAAATTCCCCGGCGATCGCCCTGCTAACTAACGCCCCTCTTGACCTCCAGATACTCGATTAAGAAAGGGTTCAGTGAGGTCTAGTTTATTCAACTCTCTCTACATCGAACCAAAGCGAATTTTCCCCTCAGCGAAAGAAATGACCCCATGACACTGTTCTAGGAAGTCCATTCCCAGAATACCCCTCCACTGACTACGCTTCGGTGGGTCTAAAGCCAGGACGGGGAAATTTGGTTTTGTATGGTATTGATATCTCAACCAGGGAACTTGAAACACCGGAATTCTATTTTCGATGCCACTACCCGTAAGGATGGGAACATACTTGATAGGATTAGAGAGATCGCACCCGACCGTTTCAAGTATCTTGGGAGATAATGAGGTAAAAGTTGCTCCACAATCTACCAATAAAGGTGCTGTGACAGAGGTTCCTCCTCTCCGGTTAACACTTACTTTGACTCTAATCAAGAGGTAATTAACTTTCCAGTTCGGGTTGATTAAGCCTGGATAGGGTAGGCGCTCTAACTGATAAACTAGATCATTACTCACATCATCACCCCTGCATGATCGGGAATAAATGGTCCTGTATATTCGATCGCCAGAGGTTGGTTTCGGAATTCAAGGAGGCGATTCTCAATCTCATCACAATCCGGGGAATGCGCTAACAGTTCCCCGGATTGTACCGACTGATCGCGATTGAGCCTTTTGTAGGCAATCAACACCCACTCTTGGGGGTAACGGCGTTTAATCTCTTCCATGCTTAACAGTTCCCCACCCCCCTCTGTTTTGGCATTCGTCGGGGATGAGATATCCGGATCACTGGCATTAACTGCTGCTTTTATGGGGTTTTCCATTGTTGTTACTGCTCCCGGTTGAGTTATAATTTCCCTATTTTAGCAAAATTTCATCGTGATTTCATCTTTTCATGTCACCCTGAAATTACAGCCAAACTCTTAACTCCCCCCCTTCCTAATCCATGCTTAATGGTATTCTAAAATGGTCGATCGCCCAGCGGTGGTTAGTCGTGATTGGAGCGATAATTATCACAATTTTGGGCATTCATACCATTTCCCAAATGCCCTTAGATGTGTTCCCAAACTTTGCTCCTCCCCAAGTGGAAATTCAAACAGAAGCCCCCGGATTGGCCCCGGAAGAGGTGGAATCTTTGGTCACCTATCCCATTGAAAGTGCCATTAATGGCACTCCGGGATTGGAAACGGTGCGATCGTCTTCTGGAGTTGGGTTATCTGTCGTTAAAGTTATTTTTAAATGGGGGACTGATGAGTATCAAGCGCGACAATTAGTCACCGAAAGATTGCAGCAAGCAGCCAGTCAATTACCCCAAGGGGTGGAAACGCCACAAATTTCTCCCATGTCTTCTCCAATTGGGACAATTATTCAATATGCCTTTACGGTGACGGGAGAGGGAGAAACGACCTTAATGGAGTTAAGACAATGGGTCGATCGCGATATTATTAATCGGTTACTGGCCGTCCGAGGGGTGACTCAAGCCATTGCCTATGGCGGCGATGTTCGTCAATATCAGGTTTTAGCAGATCCAGTAAAATTACAGGCTTATAATATTTCTTTAACTGAAGTTAGAGAGGCAGCG
This region includes:
- a CDS encoding four-helix bundle copper-binding protein encodes the protein MPHQINQSTIDAIVNCAIQCEHCADECIGDMPDCARLCRDCSQMCWTLAGFMSRGSNFVEQVSRACIDICEACAKECASHDDAHCKKCAEACRQSLELLKKISSVAAGR
- the rppA gene encoding two-component system response regulator RppA; this translates as MKVLLVEDEPDLGAAIKRTLEREAYVVDWAKDGTEGYEYIESYRLQPVETPYTLAIFDWLLPALSGIELCKRLRASGSALPVLMLTAKDSMEDKVAGLDAGADDYLVKPFGMAELLARLRALQRRSPQLQPQQIQVGNLTLDYGTRTLYCNQETGESVAIAMTNKEFQLLEYLMRHPQQIITRDRILDRLWELGSEPGSNVVAAQMRLLRRKLAEQGYDRLIETVYGLGYRFKTEE
- the rppB gene encoding two-component system sensor histidine kinase RppB, whose product is MNHNQLFRQTRLQLTCWYAGVMGVILGLCGWGMYEAIAHAHWMTLDRELESVAGTLHDSLEPVLQEPAQLEPEVGRLLPDLCTQNEQCWNRKFNPERHAIGALHQGYYYVRLLDLTGNLIAVAGVSSDGLPEIESAETWHTLTDSQGTRFHQISVVLHTEDGGDWGSLQVGRSLKEFDDYLGAVKVMMLIGLPIALLGVGAASWGLAGVAMQPIYQSYHQIQQFTADAAHELRTPLAAIRATVESNLRVDSPNFEDIMDTLKTVDRQNLRLSQIVNDLLLLSRMDQQERPVKSSPCCLKDVISDVEEEIAALAIASEVKLTTEVRVQQAVWVKGNEEELYRLLFNLVSNGIHYTPAGGEVTLILDASDRHAIIQVKDTGIGIHPQDLTRIFDRFYRVNSDRARHTGGSGLGLAIAKAIAKTHHGNIQVQSELSQGSLFTVRLPILESV
- a CDS encoding efflux RND transporter periplasmic adaptor subunit; this encodes MRSPNYSNLTPTLLAAILLVMTPAAVLAHPGHGNEFEGGGDASHAPTGGIEVDSQTLERMGIIVEPVQQAVMEAGIKVTGQIETLPNETVEVTAPIAGKIIQLLVEPGDAVQEGDAVAILSSPELAALRVDALQKQAEAESNFKQSEANWQLAQQNYQRQVTIADAEIAQAEQQVATAQSRYERDRNLVEERGVLTAAEEGYRRQVELAESEIAAAQKQVEIAQSRYERDRQLVEEGGVLSVARENYQRQMELAEAEISQAETELVVAQERFERDQELVEQGAIPRRQMLDSEAQFAAAKAAVKRAQSRLGQLQAESEVKRAEIDLPLRDLRESEELLARSQSELARAQSRLGQLEAQAEVKRAEVDLPLRDLRESEDLLAQAKGQLTRARSRQGVIAAEAELKRADAELQGAKSQLNLSDRTYQTRLKQLNITPDEQGTVTINSPITGVVAHRDITPGQSVDAAGTTLMKIQNQVRVGAIANLYEKDLQQVKIGQKVNIKVASFPNRIFTGRINYIAPDVQGETRVIPVRAEVDNVGGELKPGMFAELEIATDRTSEGVTSIPESAIVEVNNLPVVYVQNGQQFQAVEVKLGPQFGERIEVKGGLFAGDRIVTEGAMQLYAQSLRGGSHSSNEHPEETEGNQVNAAGFMQWVWLPLAGAIAGVAFWLGRRSKPLNKSTAPYPTFSSEKGEFSETARGEFCELPVLVNNHHHQE
- a CDS encoding retroviral-like aspartic protease family protein: MSNDLVYQLERLPYPGLINPNWKVNYLLIRVKVSVNRRGGTSVTAPLLVDCGATFTSLSPKILETVGCDLSNPIKYVPILTGSGIENRIPVFQVPWLRYQYHTKPNFPVLALDPPKRSQWRGILGMDFLEQCHGVISFAEGKIRFGSM